From Sphingobacteriales bacterium, the proteins below share one genomic window:
- a CDS encoding TonB-dependent receptor, producing the protein MNQLKLSAQNTYIFGQIKGSTSDGKTEVLSGANVYWAEVLKGTVSDKNGNFKLSRVAESNHLVISYIGYKTDTVLVADGQTLVNVTLESTIELGEVKISEKRGSSYFSKSSVQSTQIITQSELKKAACCNLSESFETNASVDVSFADALTGAKQIELLGLTGVYTQMQMENIPSLRGLGSIFGLSYVPGPWLESIQISKGTASVKNGFESVAGQINYEYRKPDTSERFYLNVFGSSLGRLEANAYSAHKLNKKLSTMVFLHGNYFNTTLDRNNDGFFDYPLSRQYMLLNRWKLTLPNYEGQAGIYFTEEVKNGGQLVFNKATDKGTTNAYGLEINTRRLEGFYKGGFISKYKESTSTALLASVSHHQQNSFFGLNDFNAVQNSFYFNLIHQTYLFNTRHGIVAGASFIYDDYDMMFNQQDLGRKEIVPGVFTEYTYNSLGKLILIAGLRDDYHLKYGNLLTPRLHLRYKFNDVFTLRASAGKGYRFPNVIAENTMLLVTSKTIIFEEEPGLEEAWNYGAFLSAEKKIAGRPFHLNLDFYRTDFINQVIVDMDLCSDLIHIYNLAGKSYSNSAQAELTFEPFERFHVLLAYRLNDVKTTYFGILKEKLMSKKSKGILNLAYSTPWDKWKFDFTVQYNGKSRLPQLIENDQVVQEYSPGFFIVNAQVSKNFKNFELYLGGENLTDFVQDKLILGYENPFQNEFDASRVWGPVLGRRIYAGLRLTFK; encoded by the coding sequence ATGAATCAATTAAAATTATCAGCACAGAATACCTATATTTTTGGCCAGATAAAAGGCTCAACTTCTGATGGTAAAACTGAGGTTTTATCAGGGGCCAATGTCTATTGGGCTGAAGTACTCAAGGGTACTGTCAGTGATAAAAACGGCAACTTCAAACTCAGCCGTGTAGCTGAAAGCAATCATCTGGTTATCAGCTATATCGGATATAAAACAGACACGGTTTTGGTTGCTGATGGACAAACGCTGGTAAATGTTACACTCGAATCAACCATTGAGCTTGGTGAAGTTAAAATAAGTGAGAAAAGAGGAAGTTCCTATTTTTCAAAATCCTCTGTTCAGAGCACTCAGATTATCACACAGTCTGAACTTAAAAAGGCAGCCTGCTGTAATCTTTCCGAAAGTTTTGAGACCAATGCTTCGGTTGATGTTTCATTTGCTGATGCCCTCACCGGTGCAAAACAAATCGAATTGCTCGGCCTGACAGGAGTTTACACCCAGATGCAGATGGAAAATATTCCTTCCCTGCGTGGATTGGGAAGTATTTTCGGCTTGTCGTATGTACCTGGGCCTTGGCTTGAATCTATTCAGATTTCAAAAGGAACTGCATCCGTTAAAAATGGATTTGAATCTGTCGCAGGGCAAATCAATTACGAATACCGTAAACCCGATACCAGCGAACGATTTTATCTTAATGTGTTTGGCAGCTCTCTGGGACGGCTGGAGGCAAATGCCTATTCTGCCCATAAACTGAATAAGAAACTCAGTACCATGGTCTTTTTACATGGGAACTATTTTAATACCACACTTGACCGTAATAATGACGGCTTTTTCGATTATCCGCTTTCCAGACAGTACATGTTGCTGAACCGCTGGAAGCTGACCCTTCCCAATTATGAAGGGCAGGCAGGCATTTATTTCACCGAGGAAGTAAAAAATGGCGGACAACTGGTATTCAATAAAGCCACCGATAAAGGCACTACCAATGCCTATGGCCTTGAAATCAATACCAGAAGATTAGAAGGCTTTTACAAAGGCGGATTTATTTCCAAATACAAGGAATCTACGTCAACAGCACTGCTGGCTTCAGTTTCCCATCATCAGCAAAATTCATTTTTTGGCCTGAATGATTTTAATGCTGTTCAGAATTCATTTTACTTTAACCTGATACATCAGACCTACCTGTTTAACACCAGACATGGCATTGTTGCAGGGGCTTCATTTATTTATGACGATTACGACATGATGTTCAATCAGCAGGATCTTGGCAGGAAGGAAATTGTTCCCGGGGTTTTTACCGAATATACCTATAATTCGCTCGGCAAACTAATTCTGATTGCCGGTCTCAGAGACGATTATCACCTGAAATATGGCAATCTGCTGACACCCCGACTGCATCTGCGTTATAAATTTAATGACGTTTTTACCCTCAGGGCATCGGCAGGTAAAGGATATCGCTTCCCCAATGTGATTGCCGAAAATACCATGCTGCTGGTAACTTCGAAAACCATCATTTTTGAAGAAGAACCTGGCCTTGAAGAAGCATGGAATTATGGTGCGTTTTTGTCGGCTGAGAAAAAAATTGCCGGACGGCCATTCCATCTTAATCTCGATTTTTATCGTACCGATTTTATCAACCAGGTGATCGTGGATATGGATTTATGTTCCGACCTGATTCATATTTACAACCTTGCCGGTAAAAGTTATTCCAACAGTGCCCAGGCTGAACTTACCTTTGAACCTTTCGAACGTTTCCATGTCCTTCTGGCTTACCGGCTGAATGATGTTAAAACCACCTATTTTGGCATTCTGAAGGAGAAACTGATGTCGAAGAAAAGCAAAGGGATTCTCAACCTTGCTTATTCCACCCCATGGGACAAATGGAAATTTGACTTTACGGTTCAGTACAATGGGAAAAGCCGTCTCCCTCAATTGATTGAAAATGATCAGGTTGTGCAGGAATATAGTCCCGGGTTTTTTATTGTCAATGCGCAGGTCAGCAAAAACTTTAAAAATTTTGAACTGTATCTTGGCGGAGAAAACCTGACGGATTTTGTTCAGGACAAATTAATCCTCGGCTATGAAAACCCGTTTCAAAATGAGTTTGATGCCAGCCGGGTTTGGGGCCCTGTTTTAGGCCGAAGAATTTATGCAGGTTTACGTTTAACTTTTAAATAA
- a CDS encoding DUF2809 domain-containing protein: MSSKNKIRILSLALIGFGAAAGIFSRQSGNELPGFIALYAGDTFWAFSAFFLIKFFIPALNPVQNSLSALLFSFFIEITQLIHFPALDQIRSTFAGGLALGFGFHWQDMICYVAGVLLASICNLLIFNKLK, translated from the coding sequence TTGTCTTCAAAAAACAAAATCAGGATTTTATCACTTGCTCTGATTGGTTTTGGGGCAGCAGCAGGTATTTTTTCACGTCAATCCGGGAATGAACTTCCTGGCTTCATCGCACTGTATGCCGGTGATACATTCTGGGCTTTTTCAGCTTTTTTTCTGATCAAATTCTTTATTCCTGCTCTAAACCCTGTCCAAAATTCATTATCTGCTTTACTTTTCAGCTTTTTCATTGAAATAACCCAATTAATTCATTTCCCTGCACTCGATCAAATTCGCTCAACTTTTGCCGGTGGACTGGCTTTGGGTTTTGGCTTTCACTGGCAGGACATGATATGCTATGTAGCAGGTGTATTACTGGCATCAATCTGTAATCTTTTGATATTCAACAAACTAAAATGA
- a CDS encoding TonB-dependent receptor gives MKSYISFNLHFFRKDIFFILMMLIPVSGFSQPTAVVKGIVRDLEGKPVEFVNVSIEGSKTGTTTNQSGFYQLQIAANKETVLIFSYIGKVSREKIPPLLAGQVFEKNVVIDVRITLKTFDVEAQTFKESGKTPIQKVDTRALDVLPATSERVIALIKTLPGVSSNSELSSSYSVRGGNYDENLVYINDIEIYRPFLIRSGQQEGLPIINSSLVESIRFSAGGFEAKYGDKLSSVLDITYKNPRSFNADFSASLLGASVHAEGRSENTLFSYLIGGRWRTNRYLLNSLDVKGNYNTSFADYQSYFNWYLSPEWKIGLFSYAGRNFYNLIPENQSTSYGTHQLVLRLDVYFEGQEITSYKSFLNALDLSCNKKDSTFLKFIFSVFNTVETEYYDVLGEYWLRQIETNPASEQFGDPKLNLGVGAFLNHARNRLFADVYSFQFKGRRIFKNNEFQYGTNSQVEIIEDKLREWRLLDSAGYSIPLNPDELTLERFLHTKVQLSSFRQTAYFQNTFTLSDSNRAYLTAGIRSSWWSYNNELIITPRIQFVIEPFHKKNLRIIEGKSADTALKPNFQIKASAGMYYQPPFYRELRSTEGILNPEIRSQKSYQFLLGTDYYFRVFDKTFKWYTEIYYKYLTDIIPYDVDDIRVRYYARNNATGYSAGIDLQLYGELVGNLPSWLSMSVMSTKEDLDDDYTLIYDSISGKYLRTEQGLIPRPTDQRFMASLLFQDFFPKIRTSRVHLNLIYGTPLPFGPPQFPNLRNKYRMRAYRRVDIGFSQLLVSNKENYKSRIRFLNNFDELWVSAEVFNLFGIQNVISYLWVKDVNNNFWGVPSYLTARRLNVSITAKF, from the coding sequence ATGAAATCATATATATCTTTTAACCTGCACTTTTTCAGAAAGGATATTTTTTTTATCCTGATGATGCTCATACCCGTCAGCGGGTTCAGCCAACCTACAGCAGTTGTTAAAGGTATTGTCAGGGATCTGGAGGGAAAGCCGGTTGAATTTGTCAATGTTTCGATTGAAGGGTCAAAAACAGGTACAACCACCAATCAGAGCGGGTTTTATCAGCTACAGATAGCTGCAAATAAAGAAACGGTGCTGATATTTTCATACATTGGCAAGGTCAGCAGGGAAAAAATTCCGCCCTTATTGGCCGGTCAGGTATTTGAAAAGAATGTAGTTATTGATGTCAGAATCACCCTAAAGACCTTTGATGTTGAAGCTCAAACCTTTAAAGAATCCGGGAAAACGCCCATTCAAAAGGTAGATACCCGAGCGTTGGATGTGTTGCCGGCCACTTCGGAACGAGTGATTGCCCTTATCAAGACACTTCCCGGAGTTTCCAGTAATTCGGAATTAAGTTCCTCCTATTCAGTCAGAGGCGGCAACTATGATGAAAACCTTGTGTATATCAACGACATAGAGATTTACAGACCCTTTCTGATTCGTTCAGGTCAACAGGAAGGATTACCCATTATCAATTCCAGTCTGGTGGAGTCAATCCGTTTTTCTGCCGGAGGATTTGAAGCAAAATATGGGGACAAACTTTCGTCAGTGCTGGATATTACCTATAAAAACCCGCGTAGTTTCAACGCTGATTTTTCTGCAAGCCTGCTCGGAGCTTCCGTTCATGCAGAAGGAAGATCGGAAAACACCCTTTTCAGTTACCTCATAGGCGGCAGATGGAGGACTAACCGCTATCTGCTGAACTCCCTGGATGTGAAAGGCAACTACAACACCTCTTTTGCAGATTATCAGTCATATTTCAACTGGTATCTAAGTCCTGAATGGAAAATAGGCCTTTTCTCCTATGCAGGCAGAAATTTTTATAACCTTATCCCTGAAAATCAAAGCACTTCATACGGGACGCATCAACTGGTTCTGCGGCTGGATGTTTATTTTGAAGGTCAGGAAATCACCTCTTACAAAAGCTTTCTCAACGCCCTTGATCTTTCCTGCAATAAAAAAGACAGCACTTTTTTAAAGTTTATTTTTTCAGTATTCAATACCGTTGAAACGGAATACTATGATGTACTCGGAGAATACTGGCTTCGTCAGATAGAAACAAACCCGGCCAGCGAACAGTTTGGCGACCCTAAACTAAATCTGGGCGTGGGCGCCTTCCTTAATCATGCCCGTAACAGGCTTTTTGCTGATGTATATTCATTTCAGTTTAAAGGAAGAAGAATCTTTAAAAACAATGAATTTCAATATGGTACAAACAGTCAGGTTGAGATCATTGAAGATAAACTGAGAGAATGGCGGCTGCTTGATTCAGCAGGATACAGCATCCCGCTTAATCCCGATGAACTGACACTTGAGAGGTTTCTCCATACAAAGGTTCAACTCAGTTCATTCCGTCAAACTGCCTATTTTCAAAACACTTTTACACTCAGTGATTCAAACAGGGCTTACCTCACAGCCGGAATACGCTCTTCGTGGTGGAGTTATAACAATGAGCTGATTATCACACCAAGAATTCAGTTTGTGATAGAGCCTTTCCACAAAAAAAACCTTAGAATCATTGAAGGGAAAAGTGCTGACACTGCTTTAAAACCTAATTTTCAGATAAAGGCCTCTGCAGGAATGTATTACCAGCCGCCTTTTTACCGTGAACTCCGCAGTACCGAAGGCATACTCAATCCTGAAATACGTTCCCAGAAATCATATCAATTTTTGCTTGGAACCGATTATTATTTCAGGGTTTTTGACAAAACTTTCAAATGGTACACCGAAATTTATTATAAATACCTGACCGACATTATTCCTTATGATGTGGATGATATCAGGGTCAGATATTATGCCAGAAACAATGCCACAGGCTATTCGGCAGGCATCGACCTGCAGCTGTATGGTGAACTGGTTGGGAATCTGCCCAGCTGGTTAAGCATGTCGGTCATGTCAACCAAAGAAGACCTGGATGATGATTACACTTTGATATATGATTCAATATCAGGGAAATACCTGCGTACTGAGCAAGGCCTGATTCCACGACCTACCGATCAGAGATTTATGGCTTCCTTACTTTTTCAGGACTTTTTCCCAAAAATCAGAACCTCCAGAGTTCATCTGAACCTGATTTACGGGACACCTCTTCCGTTCGGCCCCCCGCAGTTCCCCAACCTCCGCAACAAATACAGGATGAGAGCTTACCGCAGGGTGGACATCGGCTTTTCTCAATTACTCGTTTCAAATAAGGAAAACTATAAAAGCCGCATCAGATTTCTCAACAACTTTGACGAACTTTGGGTTAGTGCTGAGGTTTTCAATCTTTTCGGCATTCAGAATGTCATTTCCTATCTTTGGGTAAAAGATGTCAACAACAATTTCTGGGGAGTGCCAAGTTATCTGACTGCGAGAAGATTAAATGTAAGTATCACAGCTAAATTCTGA